The following coding sequences are from one Candidatus Nitrohelix vancouverensis window:
- a CDS encoding YfhO family protein — MTPARATSPTFGKTQAIVWGLGDLAAMSVLALAWLLYFLPVLFQDLSLFFRDIPVFAYPMKHFIWEALQEGFMPFWWPAIHSGVPFLSLWHPGVLYPLNLIFVWDDFTSAFNVFVTSHFLIGSLFTYLFCRSSGQSMFAALGAGCVAMWGGFFLSVSPMQNHFQAAVWLPAMLFCAERFFQRGGVGPALGVILALALQILAGSPEFFLLSVFLLLLYALWMHGRERRIRRALQALTATLLGLGLSALQWIPAGFLAPHSDRASGLDFETATRWSMKPETLLSLLVPLDVSGFMQNPVFRSDYFLLSPYMGWFSLFVLLFAFWRTEDRKAHFWICILALGLLFSLGKHNPAYRLMYDALPLLDGFRYPEKFFFLSAYALVFLTGFGLDAIARLSRTMTAKGLMLVGIGFVLLILAVGAYDAQRPTGWILFSIAATGLFIALHRKDIWDACLLKGGLVALIAFDLLLNNGPLVPLIHKNFFESPPEALQAHPPSAENYRYYSGPLLTEEILPTKNSFPRESNLLRGYLAMKAQAYPNLGTVHGLNYIDGLTGWGLHDSELWTLIFTRSPPDKRRRMLERGNVRFWISPELGEAPTSAHPFGLPERVELERALPRAFMVSKARSGGDPKASNVYFSESFDPLREVLLGEPFAQTETSGSPFEGEAVSVTYAPNRVFVQTRQSQAGYLVLLDSYFPGWSARVDGTFIPVLRANYFYRAVFLPPGEHRVEFSYQPEGWGAGLMLSLSTLMLVFMALLIPEARRRIVCRPSFPPLI; from the coding sequence ATGACGCCAGCGAGAGCGACCTCGCCGACCTTCGGTAAAACGCAGGCGATTGTCTGGGGTCTCGGCGATCTGGCGGCGATGTCCGTGTTGGCGCTGGCCTGGTTGTTGTATTTTCTTCCCGTCCTGTTTCAGGATCTTTCCCTGTTCTTTCGCGATATTCCCGTCTTCGCCTATCCCATGAAGCATTTCATCTGGGAGGCTTTACAAGAAGGCTTCATGCCTTTCTGGTGGCCGGCGATCCATAGCGGCGTTCCCTTTCTGTCCCTGTGGCATCCCGGCGTTCTGTATCCGCTCAATCTCATTTTCGTTTGGGATGATTTCACGAGCGCCTTCAATGTTTTTGTGACGAGTCATTTTTTGATTGGCTCGCTCTTCACGTATCTCTTTTGCCGCAGTTCGGGGCAATCGATGTTCGCCGCGCTGGGCGCTGGATGTGTCGCGATGTGGGGCGGTTTTTTTCTGTCCGTGTCGCCCATGCAGAATCATTTTCAGGCCGCGGTCTGGCTTCCGGCGATGCTTTTCTGCGCGGAACGCTTTTTTCAACGCGGCGGCGTAGGCCCTGCGCTGGGAGTGATCCTAGCCTTGGCCCTGCAGATTCTGGCGGGCAGTCCTGAATTTTTTCTCCTGAGCGTTTTCCTGCTACTGCTCTATGCGCTCTGGATGCATGGACGCGAGCGACGCATCCGCAGAGCCCTGCAGGCGCTCACAGCGACCTTATTGGGACTCGGGCTTTCCGCCCTGCAATGGATTCCCGCAGGGTTCCTTGCCCCGCACAGCGACCGCGCAAGTGGACTGGATTTTGAAACCGCGACGCGCTGGTCCATGAAGCCGGAAACGCTCTTGTCTCTGTTGGTTCCGCTGGATGTTTCGGGCTTCATGCAGAACCCGGTCTTTCGCTCGGATTATTTTTTGCTCAGCCCCTATATGGGCTGGTTTTCTCTTTTTGTTTTGTTGTTCGCGTTTTGGCGGACAGAGGATCGAAAGGCGCACTTCTGGATCTGCATTCTGGCGCTGGGATTATTGTTCAGTCTCGGGAAACACAACCCGGCCTATCGCCTGATGTACGACGCACTTCCCTTGCTGGACGGCTTTCGTTATCCTGAAAAGTTTTTCTTTCTGTCGGCGTATGCGCTTGTCTTTCTCACGGGCTTTGGACTGGACGCCATCGCGCGCCTGTCAAGAACGATGACGGCAAAAGGACTGATGCTGGTCGGTATTGGATTCGTTTTGCTGATCCTTGCCGTGGGGGCTTACGATGCGCAGCGTCCGACAGGATGGATTCTTTTTTCCATCGCGGCGACGGGCCTGTTCATCGCTTTGCATCGAAAAGATATCTGGGACGCCTGTTTGCTCAAGGGCGGCCTGGTTGCGCTGATCGCGTTCGATTTGTTATTGAATAACGGGCCGCTGGTTCCGCTGATTCATAAAAATTTCTTTGAATCGCCGCCGGAAGCGCTACAGGCTCACCCGCCTTCTGCCGAAAATTATCGTTACTATAGCGGGCCGTTGTTGACAGAAGAGATTTTGCCGACGAAGAATTCGTTTCCCAGAGAAAGCAATTTACTGCGCGGTTATCTGGCGATGAAGGCGCAGGCCTATCCCAATCTGGGTACGGTGCATGGGCTGAACTACATCGACGGTCTGACGGGCTGGGGTCTGCATGACAGCGAGTTGTGGACGCTGATTTTTACCCGTTCGCCGCCGGACAAGCGCAGGCGTATGCTGGAACGAGGCAACGTGCGTTTCTGGATCTCGCCGGAACTCGGCGAGGCTCCGACCTCGGCGCATCCCTTTGGGTTGCCGGAGCGCGTCGAACTGGAACGCGCCCTGCCGCGCGCCTTCATGGTTTCCAAAGCCCGCTCGGGCGGAGATCCCAAAGCCAGCAATGTGTATTTCAGCGAGTCGTTTGACCCTCTCAGAGAAGTTTTGCTGGGCGAACCGTTTGCGCAAACAGAAACTTCCGGATCGCCGTTTGAAGGGGAGGCTGTCTCTGTGACTTACGCTCCAAACCGGGTTTTTGTGCAGACCCGGCAATCGCAAGCTGGCTACCTCGTTCTTCTGGACAGTTATTTCCCCGGTTGGTCGGCGCGCGTTGACGGAACATTCATCCCCGTATTGCGAGCGAATTATTTTTACCGCGCCGTCTTCCTCCCTCCCGGTGAACACCGGGTCGAATTTTCCTATCAGCCGGAAGGCTGGGGCGCCGGGTTGATGCTTTCGCTGTCGACCCTGATGCTCGTGTTCATGGCGCTCCTGATCCCCGAAGCGCGCCGCCGGATCGTCTGCCGACCGTCTTTCCCGCCTCTCATTTGA
- a CDS encoding DNA translocase FtsK: MDENKAPGLGRDFLGIFFVALTIFVMISLLTYSPEDPSFNKQFSETVKAQNSGGIVGAYVADGLAQVFGSGGFFFPLITLIWGWSLIRGKQVQSWKMVAGPGMVFLAGICALMDILFKQDPFFQQGLQAGGMTGGLMGNFLTTWLSTVGATLVLTTLIAVCLLAMTGRTVNESLEGLFKGLLFLIKLAVKSILLAKDRLIERFKSHRSQQLENKKQKRALPEPVIVTRAPEREPTSQNKASKEKENPAEFVVQEDFAFVAELGNYQVPPLSLLNDPPEQTENENARNEILASSAILEKKLADFGVEGKVVQVLPGPFITLFEFEPAPGIKVSRILSLADDLALAMRALSLRILAPVPGKPVVGIEVPNLKRETIYFKDVISSKEFSESESRLTMVIGKDNLGEPMVQDLATVPHLLMAGSTGSGKSVGLNAMICSILLNATPDEVKFIMIDPKMLELSIYDGIPHLISPVVTNPKKAAAALQWAVSEMENRYKAMAESGVRNISGYNAMAVKLQKEYAEAVKQREIEEKLRRKAEKEGSEEEFDELEPIPEPPDKLPYIVVIIDELADLMMVASKGVEDCLIRLAQMARASGIHIIIATQRPSVDVLTGIIKANFPSRISYKVTSRVDSRTILDSMGAERLLGKGDMLFLPPGTNRLQRAHGAMVSDEEINRIVGFIKSQKQPEYQEDIFKDMPTESAGGDEAEEFDEKYDEAVEIVAKDRQASISYIQRRLRIGYNRAARIIEMMEKEGVVGPSDGVRPREVYVSPIAIE, encoded by the coding sequence ATGGATGAAAATAAAGCGCCCGGTCTGGGCCGGGATTTTTTGGGAATCTTTTTTGTAGCGCTCACCATTTTCGTCATGATTTCGCTGTTGACGTATTCGCCGGAAGACCCTTCGTTCAACAAACAATTTTCTGAAACGGTGAAAGCGCAGAATTCAGGCGGCATCGTCGGCGCTTACGTGGCGGACGGCCTGGCGCAGGTGTTTGGTAGCGGCGGATTTTTCTTCCCGCTGATCACTCTCATCTGGGGCTGGTCGCTGATTCGCGGCAAGCAGGTGCAGTCCTGGAAAATGGTGGCGGGGCCGGGCATGGTGTTTCTCGCCGGAATCTGCGCGCTGATGGACATCCTGTTCAAGCAGGATCCGTTTTTCCAGCAGGGCTTGCAAGCGGGCGGCATGACCGGCGGTTTGATGGGGAATTTCCTCACCACCTGGCTGAGTACCGTGGGCGCCACTCTGGTGCTGACGACGCTGATTGCGGTTTGTCTGCTGGCGATGACCGGTCGCACGGTGAACGAATCCCTGGAAGGGCTCTTCAAGGGATTGCTGTTCCTGATCAAGCTTGCGGTCAAATCGATACTGCTTGCGAAGGACCGGCTCATCGAACGCTTCAAGTCGCATCGTTCCCAGCAATTGGAAAATAAGAAACAAAAGCGCGCCCTCCCCGAACCGGTGATCGTGACGCGCGCTCCCGAACGCGAACCGACGTCGCAAAATAAAGCGTCGAAAGAAAAAGAGAATCCCGCGGAGTTTGTGGTGCAGGAGGATTTTGCATTCGTTGCGGAGTTGGGCAATTATCAGGTGCCGCCGCTGTCCCTGCTGAACGACCCTCCGGAGCAAACCGAAAATGAAAACGCGCGCAACGAAATTCTGGCGAGTAGCGCGATTCTGGAAAAGAAGCTGGCGGATTTTGGCGTGGAGGGCAAAGTGGTGCAGGTTTTGCCGGGGCCGTTCATCACCCTGTTTGAATTTGAACCGGCGCCGGGAATCAAGGTCAGTCGCATTCTGTCGCTGGCAGACGATCTGGCGCTCGCCATGCGCGCCCTGAGCTTGCGCATTCTTGCCCCGGTGCCGGGCAAACCGGTGGTGGGCATTGAGGTGCCGAATCTGAAACGAGAAACGATTTATTTCAAGGACGTGATTTCTTCCAAGGAATTTTCCGAGTCTGAGTCCAGGCTGACCATGGTGATTGGCAAGGACAATCTGGGAGAACCGATGGTGCAGGATCTTGCGACGGTTCCGCATTTGCTGATGGCGGGTTCCACCGGCTCCGGTAAAAGCGTGGGCCTCAACGCGATGATCTGTTCCATTTTGCTCAACGCGACGCCGGATGAAGTGAAGTTCATCATGATCGATCCCAAAATGCTGGAGCTGTCGATTTACGACGGCATCCCTCACCTGATTTCTCCCGTCGTGACGAATCCCAAAAAGGCGGCGGCGGCTTTGCAGTGGGCGGTTTCTGAAATGGAGAACCGTTACAAGGCGATGGCGGAAAGCGGCGTGCGCAACATCAGCGGCTACAATGCGATGGCGGTGAAATTGCAAAAGGAATACGCCGAAGCGGTGAAGCAACGCGAGATCGAAGAGAAACTGCGACGCAAGGCGGAGAAAGAAGGATCGGAAGAGGAATTTGATGAACTCGAACCGATTCCCGAGCCGCCGGATAAACTCCCCTACATCGTCGTTATCATCGACGAGTTGGCCGACCTGATGATGGTCGCGTCCAAGGGCGTGGAGGATTGTCTGATTCGACTGGCGCAAATGGCGCGGGCTTCGGGAATTCATATCATCATCGCCACGCAACGCCCTTCGGTGGACGTGTTGACGGGCATCATCAAGGCGAATTTTCCTTCCCGAATTTCTTACAAGGTCACCTCGCGCGTCGACTCGCGCACGATTCTGGATTCGATGGGCGCGGAACGTCTGCTGGGTAAAGGCGACATGTTGTTCCTGCCGCCGGGTACCAATCGTTTGCAAAGAGCGCATGGGGCGATGGTGAGCGATGAAGAGATCAACCGCATCGTGGGCTTCATCAAGAGTCAGAAGCAACCGGAGTATCAGGAAGATATTTTCAAGGACATGCCGACTGAATCCGCTGGCGGCGACGAGGCTGAAGAGTTCGATGAAAAATACGACGAGGCGGTCGAGATCGTCGCCAAAGACAGGCAGGCGTCCATTTCATACATTCAGCGCAGATTACGGATCGGCTACAATCGCGCGGCGCGCATCATAGAGATGATGGAGAAGGAAGGCGTCGTCGGCCCCTCCGACGGCGTGAGACCGCGCGAAGTGTATGTGAGTCCGATCGCCATTGAATAG
- a CDS encoding TIGR02281 family clan AA aspartic protease: MRNCFVVGLVTLGLLFGLERAEADLYSWKDEDGRLHVTDNPSTIPQKYRRQTDGFKTFESRPAPSYPEKENDIPSASAMEIDLIPLPGGHFIATVELNRRVSAKLMLDTGASMITLSKRVADQLSLGLYSAPRISFSTAGGEVAMPLVALDRVQIGGAQAFNVEAAVNPNEMGEVDGLLGMSFLSHFKMELDQVNAKLILKPLAEKGETSYEGKPGSWWSRQFGHLAGRVQGAKARATGLRAQGGVEAANALRLEKHYQMLYQKLKERAFRVGLPERYRR; encoded by the coding sequence ATGCGGAATTGTTTTGTAGTGGGACTCGTTACGCTGGGCTTGCTGTTCGGCCTGGAAAGGGCAGAGGCCGATCTGTATTCCTGGAAGGACGAGGACGGTCGTCTGCATGTCACCGACAACCCCTCCACCATCCCGCAAAAATACCGTCGCCAGACGGATGGTTTTAAAACATTTGAATCCCGTCCCGCTCCGTCTTATCCTGAAAAAGAAAACGACATCCCCTCCGCATCAGCGATGGAGATCGATTTGATTCCATTGCCGGGCGGACATTTCATTGCGACAGTCGAGTTGAATCGCAGAGTTTCCGCGAAACTGATGCTGGACACCGGCGCGTCGATGATTACTTTATCAAAGCGAGTCGCGGATCAGCTCAGCCTTGGTTTGTATTCTGCGCCGCGCATTAGCTTTTCCACCGCAGGCGGCGAAGTGGCGATGCCGCTGGTCGCTCTGGACCGGGTGCAGATTGGCGGGGCGCAGGCCTTCAACGTCGAGGCGGCGGTGAACCCCAACGAGATGGGCGAGGTGGATGGATTGTTGGGAATGTCTTTTCTCAGCCATTTTAAAATGGAACTCGATCAGGTAAATGCGAAGTTGATTTTGAAACCGTTGGCAGAAAAAGGCGAGACCTCCTACGAAGGCAAACCGGGTTCCTGGTGGAGTCGCCAGTTCGGTCATCTTGCAGGGCGCGTGCAGGGCGCGAAAGCCAGGGCGACCGGTCTGCGCGCACAGGGCGGCGTCGAAGCCGCCAACGCGCTTCGATTGGAAAAACATTATCAGATGCTTTATCAAAAACTCAAGGAGCGCGCCTTTCGCGTTGGCCTGCCGGAACGCTATCGACGCTGA
- the nadB gene encoding L-aspartate oxidase has translation MRVEKDFIVIGGGIAGLTFALKAAEKGSVAVITKDALQESATRYAQGGIASVMARDDSCDLHVQDTLTAGRGLCKEDVVRIICMEGPARVRELIELGAQFTRMGGKDYDLTREGGHSKRRILHANDITGWEIQRALMEATRNNPNIEVFEHHMAIDLITLARLDDSIEPGSEQDEALGIYALDVVRNEVSTFIGHSTLLATGGAGKVYLYTSNPDTATGDGIALAYRAAAKISNMEFFQFHPTCLYHPEAKSFLISEAVRGEGGILRLKNGDTFMEKYHPLKCLAPRDVVARAIDCEMKKSGDDCVYLDATHIEGYRARERFPNIYKTCKDFGFDMSTEAIPVVPAAHYMCGGVAVDVWGRTNINRLFASGEVCYSGFHGANRLASNSLLEGLVLSHRAVDKAGEWLTRKETVRKWSARIPEWDPRGAVDSDESVVVSHNWDEIRKLMWNYVGVVRSDKRLRRAQRRIELLLDEIQEYYWNFTLTKDTLELRDIAITAQLIIKGAMERRESRGLHYNLDCMETDDVHWRKDTTFQDAAKRLITEHKVSSHG, from the coding sequence ATGAGAGTCGAGAAAGATTTTATAGTCATAGGCGGCGGCATCGCGGGACTGACCTTTGCCCTGAAAGCGGCGGAGAAAGGTTCCGTTGCGGTCATCACCAAGGACGCCCTGCAGGAATCAGCGACGCGCTACGCCCAGGGCGGTATTGCGTCGGTCATGGCGCGCGACGACTCCTGCGATCTGCACGTTCAGGACACGCTCACCGCCGGACGCGGGCTGTGCAAGGAAGACGTGGTCCGCATCATCTGCATGGAAGGCCCGGCGCGGGTGCGCGAATTGATCGAGCTCGGCGCCCAGTTCACCCGAATGGGCGGCAAGGACTACGACCTGACTCGCGAAGGCGGTCATTCGAAGCGGCGCATCCTGCACGCTAACGACATCACCGGCTGGGAAATCCAGCGCGCGCTGATGGAGGCGACGCGCAACAATCCAAACATCGAAGTGTTTGAACATCACATGGCGATCGACCTGATCACCCTCGCTCGTCTGGATGATTCCATCGAGCCGGGTTCGGAGCAGGATGAAGCCTTGGGGATTTACGCGCTGGACGTTGTGCGCAATGAAGTCTCAACTTTCATCGGTCATTCGACTCTGTTGGCGACCGGCGGCGCGGGCAAGGTGTATCTGTACACCTCCAATCCCGATACGGCGACCGGAGACGGCATTGCTTTGGCCTATCGCGCGGCGGCGAAAATTTCCAATATGGAATTTTTTCAATTTCACCCGACCTGCCTGTACCACCCGGAGGCCAAATCATTTTTGATCTCTGAAGCGGTGCGCGGCGAGGGCGGCATCCTGCGTTTGAAAAACGGCGATACCTTCATGGAGAAGTACCATCCGCTGAAATGTCTGGCGCCGCGCGACGTGGTGGCGCGTGCCATCGACTGCGAGATGAAGAAAAGCGGCGACGATTGCGTCTATCTTGATGCGACGCATATCGAAGGCTATCGGGCGCGCGAACGTTTTCCGAATATTTACAAGACCTGCAAGGACTTTGGTTTCGACATGTCGACGGAAGCCATACCCGTCGTTCCGGCGGCGCATTATATGTGCGGCGGCGTCGCGGTGGACGTGTGGGGTCGCACCAATATCAACCGGCTCTTCGCTTCCGGAGAAGTGTGTTATTCCGGGTTTCACGGCGCCAATCGGCTGGCCTCTAACTCACTGCTGGAAGGTCTGGTGCTGTCGCATCGAGCCGTCGACAAGGCGGGCGAGTGGTTGACGCGTAAAGAGACGGTGCGCAAATGGAGCGCTCGCATTCCCGAGTGGGACCCGCGCGGCGCGGTGGACAGCGACGAATCGGTCGTCGTGTCGCACAACTGGGACGAAATCCGAAAACTGATGTGGAATTATGTGGGCGTGGTGCGATCCGACAAACGCCTGCGCAGGGCGCAACGACGCATCGAACTATTGCTGGATGAAATTCAGGAGTACTACTGGAATTTCACGCTCACCAAAGACACGCTGGAATTGCGCGATATCGCGATCACCGCTCAGCTGATCATCAAAGGCGCGATGGAGCGGCGGGAGAGCCGGGGACTGCATTACAACCTCGACTGCATGGAGACCGACGACGTTCACTGGCGCAAGGACACGACCTTTCAAGACGCGGCAAAACGATTAATAACAGAACATAAGGTAAGCTCTCATGGATGA